A single genomic interval of Rosistilla ulvae harbors:
- a CDS encoding BON domain-containing protein, translated as MKHLITISILLTAPGLVASVHAQGNTANSGGNAATTGQAANGELATIDVDTAFAGGVQRDGTIGASGSTVPAFSTQGQAAAGSTGARSTALGGGAMGGAFGGAFNQLFGAGAQGQSQANQKTFRTRLRGDIEVTRPSVASRQSTIQNRLVNLPVAARMTEVRLKMNDRTAVLSGSVKTEKDRRMAEMLMRLEPGVSKVDNRLIVEGLGELIPPGSAE; from the coding sequence ATGAAGCATCTGATCACCATCAGCATCCTGCTGACAGCACCTGGATTGGTGGCGAGCGTCCACGCTCAAGGGAACACCGCCAATTCAGGAGGAAACGCGGCCACCACGGGGCAAGCCGCCAACGGCGAATTGGCGACGATCGACGTCGACACGGCGTTTGCCGGGGGCGTGCAGCGCGATGGCACGATCGGTGCCTCCGGAAGTACCGTCCCGGCGTTCAGCACTCAGGGCCAAGCGGCTGCCGGCAGCACCGGAGCGCGATCGACCGCGTTGGGTGGCGGTGCGATGGGAGGAGCCTTTGGCGGGGCGTTCAATCAATTGTTCGGCGCCGGGGCTCAAGGTCAGTCGCAAGCGAACCAGAAAACCTTTCGCACGCGTCTCCGCGGCGACATCGAAGTTACCCGGCCGAGTGTGGCCTCGCGGCAATCGACGATTCAAAATCGCTTGGTCAATCTGCCCGTCGCTGCTCGCATGACCGAGGTCCGTTTGAAAATGAACGACCGCACCGCCGTGCTATCGGGAAGCGTCAAGACGGAGAAAGATCGTCGCATGGCAGAGATGCTGATGCGTCTGGAACCGGGCGTGTCGAAAGTCGACAACCGCTTGATCGTCGAAGGCTTGGGCGAACTGATTCCTCCCGGTTCGGCTGAGTAG
- a CDS encoding lipase family protein: protein MNLLTSNLWPIWVLFSIAGCGGLYRLTKGESPRNWFAFATFLGGLLLVAGAIVANSTPGGIDVIDDDPWDIDPVPPVIADSDVEKLRQWWDSEGTANWPASEVLAEISDVAYETPVDASRSLRGLGFDTVETVESNTMLGYVAIQDDVAVIAFRGSENQTGDWLTNISRAPTRIADGDVHSGFWSRYQTLKRQIETALRGHDVQHLWVTGHSLGGALALCCAHDFDANGRQVAGVMTFGQPMIARQSLADHIDDQLIGRYARFVNNDDFVARIPPSYRPSGRLVWFTPDGLKRSPRKRVAFGAPSDTEEPADIAEITPASDVELQQWVTDQQQPAPQVNDRGEVLLQGSSPYIADHSMVFYIEQVLGLLKK, encoded by the coding sequence ATGAATCTTCTGACATCAAACCTGTGGCCCATCTGGGTCTTGTTTTCGATTGCCGGTTGCGGTGGGCTCTACCGTTTGACGAAAGGCGAGTCGCCCCGTAATTGGTTCGCTTTCGCTACATTTTTGGGTGGGCTGTTGCTGGTCGCAGGAGCGATCGTCGCTAACTCGACACCAGGTGGGATCGACGTCATCGACGACGATCCGTGGGACATTGATCCCGTGCCGCCCGTCATCGCCGACTCCGATGTTGAGAAACTGCGGCAGTGGTGGGACAGCGAAGGGACAGCCAATTGGCCAGCTTCCGAAGTCCTGGCGGAGATCAGCGACGTCGCCTACGAGACGCCGGTTGATGCGAGTCGATCGCTGCGTGGATTAGGTTTCGATACCGTGGAGACGGTCGAGTCGAACACGATGCTTGGCTACGTGGCCATTCAAGACGATGTTGCCGTCATCGCATTTCGTGGCAGCGAGAACCAAACCGGCGATTGGCTAACCAACATTTCGCGAGCACCAACACGCATCGCCGATGGCGACGTCCACTCCGGATTCTGGTCGCGATACCAAACGCTGAAGCGGCAAATCGAGACGGCACTGAGAGGTCACGACGTGCAGCATTTGTGGGTGACCGGTCACAGCCTCGGCGGTGCTCTTGCCCTTTGCTGCGCCCATGATTTCGATGCAAATGGTCGGCAAGTTGCTGGTGTGATGACTTTCGGGCAACCGATGATCGCACGCCAGTCGCTAGCCGACCACATCGACGATCAACTGATTGGGCGATATGCGAGGTTCGTCAATAACGACGACTTCGTTGCACGGATCCCACCGAGTTACCGCCCCAGCGGTCGTTTGGTTTGGTTCACGCCCGATGGATTGAAGCGATCGCCTCGAAAGCGTGTCGCGTTCGGAGCCCCCAGTGATACCGAAGAGCCAGCCGACATTGCGGAGATCACTCCGGCGAGCGACGTCGAGCTACAGCAATGGGTGACGGATCAACAGCAACCCGCCCCGCAAGTAAACGACCGCGGCGAAGTGCTATTGCAAGGCAGTTCACCCTACATCGCCGACCATTCGATGGTTTTCTATATCGAACAGGTCTTGGGGCTCTTGAAAAAATGA
- a CDS encoding DEAD/DEAH box helicase, whose amino-acid sequence MSHWILDNHDKLRKEATQIASRIQLQTELMQHAAVPDGDCLERALMMLELAIHDLLTDSLEESGDTPHQLRELAAEAFTLARVIKRPSNAMDEGLFVLRACCFGVLGDKGADASRWLKLRGIPDLPLRSDDWVEQTWANILDVWLLIFRKDGWEDRDQVLSRIAILRDAQKEFEERYLLRQDPADARTKAIELIGLYHFAKAAEIFALFMTDGVVDGNFQVQQLLDSHFDRVQSVCKHFRFEQLEPVCRLLSRSASQMIENSIWTVTRAVNSRVTRFVENLVERGRGDKAIFDVLPPQRRALAERGLLGSSRRAVVVSLPTSSGKTLIAEFRILQALNQFETEQGWVAYLAPTRTLVNQIARQLRRDFSPLGISVEQVSPALEIDSIEAEMLNDATQSSRFRVLVTTPEKLDLMLRQDWEAKIGRPLTLVVVDEAHNIQDSTRGLKLELLLATINKECQRAQFLLLTPFIDNAREVARWLGGQNSDDISLSMDWQPNDRVIGVVQSLKGEAINKRSFDYSLRMKTLHTTRKTIAVDELLHLPSSPAIAKTFRKVSNQSALAAATAQTLQRRGPVILMHSRIDWVWSLADRLKVEENLRPESPKRKLVKDFLRLEFGDDFPLVDLMDYGVGVHHAGLSDDVRGLMEWLFEEEELSFLVATTTIAQGVNFPVSAVVMASHQYPTNTNERWVDMSPEDFWNIAGRAGRVSQGQLGVVALVAKDDSKAQDLAKFINRQSGALNSALVSLAFSAGDEMSDLGAIVYRHPEWSTFVQYLAHTYREMGKPETFAAEVEQVLRNTFGFDKLRAQYPELAEKLLGGVNEYTKYLGTPGRPLKLVDSTGFSLQSIVTVLKAVGEQKMTSDVWDGTTLFSVGNSNLQAMMGILLKVPELRENLEAVTGGDVPDGDSLANILKDWVNGDSVKSIAKRYFLEDEGDLVDAMTKCGRNLFGRLTQTAAWGMGALLSITGSSLPEERQTELRNLASRVFYGVNSDAAIVYRLLGVPRTAAMHFASSRTADIDKPIDVKRSALREMSVEDWQRVVGTQTGMTYRNVWRVLEGLDQ is encoded by the coding sequence ATGAGTCACTGGATTCTCGACAATCACGACAAGCTAAGAAAAGAAGCGACTCAGATTGCAAGTCGTATCCAGCTTCAAACTGAACTAATGCAACACGCTGCCGTACCAGACGGCGACTGTCTTGAGCGTGCGTTGATGATGCTAGAGCTTGCAATCCACGATCTTTTGACTGACTCGTTAGAGGAAAGTGGAGACACTCCGCATCAACTTCGAGAACTAGCTGCCGAGGCCTTCACGCTGGCTCGAGTTATAAAGCGTCCATCAAATGCGATGGACGAAGGCCTGTTCGTTCTTCGCGCTTGCTGCTTTGGCGTATTGGGCGACAAAGGAGCTGACGCATCACGATGGCTTAAGCTTAGAGGAATTCCTGATCTTCCTCTCCGGTCTGATGATTGGGTTGAGCAAACATGGGCAAATATTCTCGATGTTTGGCTTCTAATCTTTCGTAAGGACGGTTGGGAAGACAGAGACCAAGTTTTGAGCCGCATCGCAATTCTCAGGGATGCACAAAAAGAGTTCGAGGAACGCTATCTACTTCGGCAAGATCCAGCCGACGCGAGAACCAAGGCAATTGAACTAATCGGTCTATACCATTTTGCGAAAGCGGCTGAGATATTCGCACTATTCATGACTGATGGTGTCGTTGATGGAAATTTCCAAGTTCAGCAGTTGCTCGATTCACACTTCGACCGAGTTCAAAGTGTCTGCAAACACTTTAGGTTTGAGCAGCTAGAACCCGTCTGCCGCTTGTTGTCCCGCAGCGCCTCGCAAATGATCGAGAACTCAATTTGGACGGTGACGAGGGCAGTTAATTCACGTGTAACACGCTTCGTGGAGAATTTAGTTGAACGTGGTCGGGGCGACAAAGCAATTTTTGATGTGTTGCCGCCACAACGGCGAGCGTTGGCAGAACGCGGGCTTTTGGGTTCCAGTCGCCGCGCAGTCGTTGTCAGCTTGCCAACATCAAGTGGAAAGACACTGATTGCTGAGTTTCGTATTCTTCAAGCTTTGAACCAGTTTGAAACCGAGCAAGGTTGGGTTGCCTATCTTGCACCGACGCGAACGCTAGTAAACCAAATTGCTCGTCAATTGCGGCGTGACTTTTCGCCACTAGGTATCTCCGTTGAGCAGGTAAGTCCTGCGTTGGAAATCGATAGCATTGAAGCCGAAATGCTGAATGATGCTACACAGAGCAGTCGCTTCCGTGTTCTTGTGACAACGCCCGAGAAACTCGATTTAATGCTACGTCAGGATTGGGAAGCCAAAATAGGAAGACCGTTAACTCTTGTTGTAGTCGATGAGGCTCACAACATTCAAGATTCCACTCGAGGCTTGAAGCTGGAGCTTCTGCTGGCGACCATCAACAAGGAGTGTCAACGCGCACAATTCCTTCTTTTAACGCCCTTTATTGACAATGCTCGCGAAGTTGCTCGCTGGCTAGGTGGACAAAACTCCGACGACATCAGCCTTTCTATGGATTGGCAGCCAAATGATCGCGTGATTGGAGTAGTTCAGTCGTTAAAAGGTGAGGCAATCAATAAGCGAAGTTTTGATTACAGCCTTCGCATGAAAACACTTCACACGACGCGAAAGACTATTGCCGTTGATGAGTTACTTCATCTCCCAAGTTCTCCAGCAATTGCGAAGACCTTTCGCAAGGTTTCAAACCAAAGTGCGCTGGCCGCGGCCACAGCTCAAACCCTGCAACGTCGCGGACCTGTCATATTGATGCACTCACGGATAGATTGGGTTTGGTCGTTAGCTGATCGACTGAAGGTGGAAGAGAATTTGAGGCCTGAGAGTCCAAAACGAAAGCTTGTTAAAGACTTCTTGCGACTTGAATTCGGAGACGATTTCCCGTTAGTTGATCTGATGGATTATGGCGTAGGAGTCCACCATGCTGGACTCTCAGATGATGTGCGTGGTTTGATGGAATGGCTGTTTGAGGAAGAAGAGCTGAGTTTTCTTGTTGCTACTACTACTATTGCACAAGGTGTAAATTTCCCTGTCTCCGCAGTGGTGATGGCCTCGCACCAATACCCAACAAATACTAATGAGCGTTGGGTGGATATGTCTCCTGAGGACTTTTGGAATATCGCAGGCCGAGCCGGTCGCGTCTCGCAAGGGCAACTTGGTGTGGTGGCGTTAGTTGCTAAGGACGATAGTAAGGCCCAAGATTTAGCAAAATTCATTAACCGACAGTCTGGTGCGCTGAACTCTGCTCTGGTGTCACTCGCCTTTTCAGCGGGAGACGAAATGAGTGATCTTGGCGCGATTGTATATCGGCATCCTGAATGGTCAACATTCGTGCAATATTTAGCGCATACTTATCGAGAAATGGGGAAGCCAGAAACGTTCGCTGCGGAGGTCGAGCAAGTCCTGCGGAATACGTTTGGTTTTGACAAACTGCGCGCGCAATATCCAGAGTTGGCAGAGAAGTTACTAGGAGGAGTCAATGAGTACACGAAGTACCTCGGCACGCCCGGTAGACCACTCAAGCTCGTTGACAGCACTGGATTCTCGTTGCAGAGTATCGTTACCGTACTTAAAGCAGTCGGCGAACAGAAAATGACCTCCGATGTGTGGGACGGCACTACGTTGTTTAGTGTGGGTAACTCGAATCTTCAGGCAATGATGGGCATTCTGTTGAAAGTTCCCGAGTTGCGTGAAAATCTTGAAGCTGTAACAGGTGGTGATGTTCCTGACGGCGATAGTCTTGCCAACATACTGAAAGACTGGGTTAATGGGGATTCCGTCAAGTCCATCGCAAAACGCTACTTCCTTGAAGATGAAGGAGATTTGGTGGATGCGATGACAAAGTGCGGGCGGAATTTGTTTGGCCGATTGACGCAAACTGCAGCGTGGGGAATGGGCGCATTGCTCTCAATCACAGGAAGCTCGCTCCCTGAAGAACGGCAAACCGAACTTCGGAACCTCGCTTCTCGAGTTTTCTACGGGGTAAATTCCGACGCGGCAATCGTTTATCGTCTACTAGGTGTTCCCCGAACTGCGGCCATGCATTTCGCGTCGTCTAGAACAGCTGATATAGATAAACCAATTGATGTGAAACGTTCTGCTTTGCGTGAAATGTCAGTTGAAGATTGGCAAAGAGTCGTCGGCACACAAACAGGGATGACCTATCGCAACGTCTGGCGAGTGCTTGAAGGGCTCGACCAGTAG
- a CDS encoding M90 family metallopeptidase: MIFSWIARRRRDRIRRQPMRSDWSQIIDRNVAYVHRLNRDERAKLESDALVFIAEKNWEGCQGLTISDEIRVTIAAQISLLCLGFNDQFFDMVQSILVYPDVYTGKSHTSLGSGVLMEGVSHREGEAWYRGPVILSWADVMEDGVRDNDGNNLVLHEFAHQLDMLNGRVVDGTPPLETQAQFDRWQAIIDREYEQLVSDCQYGRSHVFDSYGAEHISEFFAVATETFFERPLSFRARHPELYEIFSQYYRQNPAARFDG, encoded by the coding sequence ATGATTTTCAGCTGGATTGCACGGCGGCGGCGCGACCGCATTCGTCGGCAACCGATGCGCAGCGATTGGTCGCAGATCATCGATCGCAACGTAGCTTATGTGCATCGGTTGAACCGCGACGAGCGAGCCAAGCTCGAATCGGACGCTCTTGTTTTCATCGCCGAAAAGAACTGGGAAGGCTGTCAGGGCCTTACCATCAGCGATGAGATCCGCGTCACGATCGCAGCCCAGATCAGCCTGCTGTGCCTCGGCTTCAACGATCAATTCTTCGACATGGTTCAATCGATCCTCGTCTATCCCGACGTCTATACGGGCAAGAGTCACACGTCGCTCGGATCGGGAGTCTTGATGGAAGGCGTCTCGCATCGCGAGGGAGAGGCTTGGTATCGCGGTCCAGTCATCCTTTCCTGGGCCGATGTGATGGAGGATGGCGTCCGCGACAACGATGGCAACAATCTGGTGCTGCATGAATTTGCACATCAACTGGATATGCTCAACGGACGCGTCGTCGATGGAACGCCGCCACTGGAAACACAAGCTCAGTTCGACCGTTGGCAAGCGATCATCGACCGCGAGTACGAACAATTGGTATCCGATTGCCAATACGGACGCTCTCACGTGTTCGACAGCTACGGCGCCGAACATATAAGCGAATTCTTCGCCGTCGCCACCGAAACCTTCTTCGAACGCCCGCTATCGTTCCGCGCCCGACATCCGGAACTGTACGAGATCTTCTCGCAGTACTATCGCCAAAATCCCGCCGCGCGTTTCGACGGCTAG
- a CDS encoding transposase, whose protein sequence is MTKARKYLVDPEVTRWYHCISRCVRQAFLFHDKEQPDRPDWRQWIEDRLQLLDTNFAISVGGFSVMDNHLHVLCRLDPEDADRWSPQEVMRRWIAVYPPKKLKSDDEKVVRQWVENLARDERRVALLRDRLKNLGWFMKSLKEPLARLANKADGCRGTFWESRYKSIAILDDDALLATSTYIDLNPLAAGLTSTPEQGLYTSIHQRVEHVCQKCEKEIERLKPARRGSVAASVAAGAMEQDHWLVPFEDRRAAQRAGRGESSCREGMLESFPLGSYLLLLDATGRMYRDGKANMEAGMKEVFERLSSTQRDWQAKTDKMLHSKSLRGSFFATNNETVAAVKTATGHHFRNLSPQPPD, encoded by the coding sequence ATGACTAAGGCTCGCAAGTATCTCGTCGATCCAGAGGTGACGCGGTGGTATCACTGCATCTCCCGCTGCGTGCGGCAAGCGTTTCTATTCCACGACAAAGAGCAACCCGATCGACCTGACTGGCGACAGTGGATCGAGGATCGGCTGCAATTGCTCGATACGAACTTCGCCATTTCTGTGGGTGGATTTTCGGTCATGGACAATCATCTGCACGTGCTCTGCAGGCTCGATCCCGAGGATGCGGATCGCTGGAGTCCCCAAGAAGTCATGCGGCGATGGATCGCAGTCTACCCGCCCAAAAAGCTCAAGTCGGATGACGAAAAGGTTGTCCGGCAATGGGTCGAGAACCTGGCAAGGGACGAGCGCCGAGTGGCTCTGCTGCGCGATCGGCTCAAAAACCTCGGTTGGTTCATGAAGTCGCTCAAAGAACCGCTGGCAAGGCTGGCCAACAAAGCCGATGGCTGCCGTGGCACCTTTTGGGAATCGCGTTACAAGAGCATCGCGATCTTGGATGACGACGCGCTGCTGGCCACGAGTACCTACATCGATCTCAACCCGCTGGCGGCGGGACTCACGTCAACTCCAGAGCAGGGTTTGTACACATCGATACACCAACGTGTCGAGCATGTTTGCCAGAAGTGCGAAAAAGAAATCGAGCGGTTAAAGCCGGCCCGCCGGGGAAGTGTCGCCGCGAGCGTTGCCGCCGGCGCAATGGAGCAAGATCATTGGCTCGTCCCGTTCGAAGACCGGCGAGCCGCACAGCGCGCGGGGCGGGGCGAGTCGAGTTGCCGCGAGGGGATGTTGGAATCGTTTCCGCTGGGCAGCTATCTGCTATTACTAGACGCTACCGGCCGCATGTATCGCGATGGCAAAGCAAACATGGAAGCCGGAATGAAAGAAGTTTTCGAGCGACTGTCATCGACGCAAAGAGATTGGCAAGCTAAGACCGACAAGATGCTCCACAGCAAAAGTCTCCGCGGCAGCTTTTTTGCCACCAACAACGAGACCGTCGCCGCAGTCAAAACCGCAACCGGCCACCACTTCCGCAACCTATCGCCGCAGCCACCCGACTAG
- a CDS encoding efflux RND transporter permease subunit — MRIWARLTVGQPILFLCIVLAVTVGCGMGLLRLRFDTSPNAVFSSNDRSSHQLSDLHEVFGPDDNDLLLMIEGDRLLEPRSIDRLRGLRDQLQSLEDVAGVASVFDLRRGSAMLPVLPEAIPPGWDAEKIRHDLTSHPSAAGQLISDSGELMVFWVLLKGSDLTQSQIGSAIAPIDTVIEGFETDSGLRVWKAGHPAIRDGVLSSIQGSLFYGSAFAMIAGMTASLLLFRGLAPVGVCMLGPTLGSIWTFGLMGWCGVAVGGLTSSLPSLIFVIGLTDAIHLLLAANRRLAAGHTRRRAIYASLLRVGPACLLTSLTTMIGFGSLRLSRLDAVAEFGLWAGIGAAAALIADLCVLPLAIRFLPESHLHSRRGSSVPWMEGMMAGVSRMPLRVPIRVSLLGIVAFFAMLPFAIDQKVDIRWTEAIPEADETNEALRLADAELGGALPVLIIIRWPETLSFPASEINVVAGRVSKAVKTTAGFAPPASIYNTLAGFPGRSWEEKYQFIEGRRGAVDRIFNPVQRQMLVSTRVPNDGAIALEERLLRLDAELQPIMATHPDFEIEVTGTVVAAAQNMRAVIGDLARSLSAASVLIFAVMSIQFRSLLIGLISFIPNMLPLLITAAGLSILGYPLQITSALTFSLCLGLAVDDTIHVITHFQQDRRPTRSVAESVRITMLRVGPALLLTTGILVAGFGSMLLNPMPAIKLFSALCCITMIAALIGDLILLPALLMVAFRKRAPLRWPRRAMVPTR, encoded by the coding sequence ATGCGAATCTGGGCGCGATTGACTGTCGGTCAGCCGATCCTCTTCTTGTGCATCGTGCTGGCGGTGACCGTCGGCTGTGGCATGGGCCTGCTGCGACTTCGCTTCGACACCTCGCCCAACGCTGTCTTTTCGTCCAACGACCGCTCCAGTCATCAGCTGAGCGATCTGCACGAGGTCTTCGGTCCCGATGACAACGATCTGTTGTTGATGATCGAAGGGGATCGTCTGTTAGAACCGCGATCGATCGATCGCTTGCGCGGCCTTCGCGATCAATTGCAATCGCTTGAAGATGTCGCCGGAGTCGCAAGCGTCTTCGATTTGCGCCGCGGCAGCGCGATGTTGCCGGTGCTGCCCGAAGCGATTCCGCCGGGCTGGGACGCGGAAAAGATTCGCCACGACCTGACATCGCATCCGTCGGCCGCGGGTCAATTGATCAGCGACAGCGGCGAACTGATGGTCTTCTGGGTGCTGTTAAAAGGAAGCGATCTAACGCAGTCGCAGATCGGATCGGCGATCGCACCGATCGACACCGTGATCGAAGGCTTTGAAACCGACAGCGGTCTGCGCGTTTGGAAAGCGGGGCATCCGGCGATTCGCGACGGCGTGTTGTCTTCGATCCAAGGATCGCTGTTTTACGGATCGGCCTTTGCCATGATCGCCGGCATGACCGCGTCGCTGCTGCTGTTCCGTGGCCTGGCTCCGGTTGGCGTCTGCATGTTGGGGCCGACGCTCGGATCGATCTGGACGTTTGGCTTGATGGGCTGGTGCGGAGTCGCCGTTGGCGGTCTGACAAGTTCGCTCCCTTCGCTGATCTTCGTGATCGGCCTGACCGACGCGATCCATCTGCTGTTGGCAGCGAATCGACGCTTGGCGGCCGGGCATACGCGACGCCGCGCGATCTATGCGTCGTTGTTGCGAGTCGGCCCGGCGTGTCTATTGACTTCGCTGACGACGATGATCGGTTTTGGTTCGCTGCGATTGTCGCGGTTGGATGCGGTCGCTGAGTTTGGTTTATGGGCCGGGATCGGCGCAGCGGCGGCCTTGATCGCCGATCTTTGCGTGCTGCCGTTGGCGATTCGCTTCCTGCCCGAATCGCATTTGCACAGCCGCCGCGGGAGCAGCGTCCCGTGGATGGAAGGGATGATGGCGGGAGTTTCGCGGATGCCGCTGCGGGTTCCGATCCGCGTTTCGCTGCTGGGAATCGTTGCCTTTTTTGCGATGTTGCCGTTTGCCATCGATCAGAAAGTCGACATCCGCTGGACCGAAGCGATCCCCGAGGCGGATGAGACTAACGAGGCGCTGCGGCTTGCCGATGCGGAGCTTGGCGGCGCCCTGCCGGTTCTGATCATCATCCGCTGGCCCGAGACGTTGTCGTTCCCGGCGTCGGAGATCAACGTCGTTGCCGGGCGGGTTTCCAAAGCCGTGAAGACCACGGCGGGCTTCGCCCCGCCAGCGTCGATCTACAACACGTTGGCCGGATTCCCGGGGCGCTCATGGGAGGAGAAGTATCAATTCATCGAAGGACGTCGTGGCGCTGTCGATCGAATTTTTAACCCGGTTCAGCGGCAGATGTTAGTCAGCACGCGGGTTCCCAACGATGGAGCGATCGCGTTGGAGGAGCGTCTGTTGCGGTTGGATGCCGAACTGCAACCGATCATGGCAACACATCCCGATTTCGAAATCGAAGTCACCGGCACCGTCGTCGCTGCGGCGCAAAACATGCGAGCTGTAATCGGCGACTTGGCTCGCAGCCTATCGGCGGCCAGCGTCTTGATCTTCGCAGTGATGTCGATCCAGTTTCGATCGCTGTTGATTGGACTGATCAGCTTCATCCCCAACATGTTGCCGCTGTTGATCACCGCCGCCGGATTATCGATCTTGGGCTATCCGCTGCAGATCACTTCGGCGCTGACCTTTTCGCTGTGCCTTGGCCTGGCGGTCGACGACACGATCCATGTGATCACGCACTTTCAACAGGATCGCAGACCGACACGATCGGTCGCCGAATCGGTTCGCATCACGATGCTCCGCGTCGGGCCAGCGCTGCTGCTGACGACTGGGATCTTGGTCGCTGGATTTGGATCGATGCTGTTGAATCCAATGCCCGCGATCAAGTTGTTCTCAGCCCTCTGTTGCATCACGATGATCGCCGCGTTGATCGGCGATCTGATTCTGTTGCCTGCGCTGCTGATGGTTGCATTTCGCAAGCGGGCTCCGCTTCGCTGGCCTCGCCGCGCGATGGTGCCAACGCGTTAG
- a CDS encoding SWIM zinc finger family protein encodes MISIDQAFVDSEAPNSNAISNGRGLLVKGKFVALHKSDDDTILFGECSGSGRTNYHCSCDFITPGKVTYRCSCPSRQFPCKHCIGLMYAFTDGNPFTVASVPEDLAAKREKLEQRVEKKKTDATKPRKVNKSALKKKIQAQLDGLTLLEQLTHELIRTGMGNTNAKTAKNIEQQAKQLGNAYLPGAQSALHSYTKLFTADDGDFDSAVAPQQREAIYSQALDQLTQLNALIKNGRSYLNDRLADPELATDTQSTIAAWLGHAWQLRELKEAGLVQENAELIQLAFNSYDDIARRELVDTGIWMNLGDGRIGLTQNFRPYKALKYVKAEDSFFRIAQVPELCLYPGDINPRIRWDAIAPRPVEASDLQAVRQHAHSNFAEILKTIKTHLKSPLADRRPIVALNYAQIGKVGDDLVVEDAAKTRIVFTETGQAEEPASCHLLQLLPPEMFQNQTLIGRFHHDLQARTLRVKPLSIVTASQVFRLTF; translated from the coding sequence ATGATTTCAATCGACCAAGCGTTTGTGGATTCGGAGGCTCCCAACAGCAATGCGATCAGCAACGGACGCGGGCTGTTGGTCAAAGGAAAATTCGTCGCGCTGCACAAGAGCGACGACGATACGATCCTGTTTGGCGAGTGTAGCGGCAGCGGGCGGACGAACTATCACTGCTCGTGCGACTTCATCACGCCGGGCAAAGTTACCTACCGCTGCTCCTGTCCCAGCCGCCAGTTTCCGTGTAAGCATTGCATCGGGCTGATGTATGCCTTTACCGACGGCAACCCATTCACTGTGGCTTCGGTTCCCGAAGACCTTGCCGCCAAGCGGGAGAAGTTGGAACAGCGGGTAGAGAAAAAGAAGACGGACGCAACCAAACCGCGGAAGGTCAACAAGTCGGCTCTAAAAAAGAAGATCCAGGCCCAATTGGACGGTCTGACGCTGCTGGAGCAATTGACTCACGAGCTGATTCGGACCGGGATGGGGAACACCAACGCGAAGACCGCAAAGAACATCGAACAACAAGCCAAACAACTGGGGAACGCCTACCTGCCCGGAGCCCAGTCCGCGTTGCACTCTTACACGAAGCTGTTCACGGCCGACGACGGCGACTTTGATTCCGCGGTCGCACCGCAGCAGCGGGAAGCGATCTACAGCCAGGCGCTTGACCAATTGACTCAATTGAACGCGCTGATCAAAAACGGCCGCAGCTATTTGAACGATCGTTTGGCCGATCCCGAACTCGCTACGGACACCCAGTCGACGATCGCTGCTTGGCTGGGGCACGCGTGGCAATTGCGTGAATTGAAAGAGGCGGGGCTGGTTCAAGAGAATGCCGAATTGATTCAGCTCGCCTTCAATTCCTACGACGACATCGCGCGGCGGGAACTTGTCGACACCGGGATCTGGATGAATCTAGGGGACGGCCGGATCGGGCTGACTCAAAATTTTCGTCCTTACAAAGCCTTGAAGTATGTCAAAGCGGAGGACAGCTTTTTTCGGATCGCTCAAGTTCCCGAACTCTGCCTATATCCGGGGGACATCAATCCGCGGATCCGCTGGGACGCGATCGCGCCACGCCCGGTCGAGGCTTCCGATTTGCAAGCCGTCCGCCAGCACGCCCACAGCAATTTCGCGGAGATCCTGAAGACGATTAAGACGCATTTGAAGTCGCCGTTGGCCGACCGGCGCCCCATCGTGGCGCTGAACTATGCCCAGATCGGCAAAGTGGGAGACGATCTGGTTGTCGAAGATGCCGCCAAGACGCGGATCGTTTTCACTGAAACGGGACAGGCCGAAGAGCCGGCCAGCTGTCATTTGTTGCAGTTGCTGCCGCCGGAGATGTTCCAAAACCAGACCTTGATCGGCCGCTTCCATCACGACCTGCAAGCCCGCACTCTGCGAGTCAAACCGCTGAGTATCGTGACCGCCAGCCAAGTCTTCCGTCTGACGTTTTAA